One part of the Glycine max cultivar Williams 82 chromosome 14, Glycine_max_v4.0, whole genome shotgun sequence genome encodes these proteins:
- the LOC102659976 gene encoding uncharacterized protein — protein MHPEFSDEDIIILFKDEVDNEDKDKWMLWFDGASNTLVHGVGAVLLTRNDRCISFTARLGFDYMNNMAEYEACALGIQAAIDFKVKLLKVYGDSALVIHQLRREWKTRDHKLIPYQAYIKKLIEFFEDISFHHIPREENQMADALATLASMLQLTPHGDLLYIEFRCRGKPALHNRRRERW, from the coding sequence ATGCATCCCGAGTTCTCGGACGAGGACATCATCATTTTGTTCAAGGATGAGGTGGACAATGAAGATAAGGACAAATGGATGCTGTGGTTCGACGGCGCGTCCAACACACTTGTCCATGGAGTAGGGGCGGTCTTGCTTACCCGCAACGATCGATGCATATCCTTCACGGCTAGGTTGGGCTTTGACTACATGAATAACATGGCCGAGTATGAGGCATGTGCCCTTGGGATTCAAGCAGCAATCGACTTCAAGGTCAAGTTGCTCAAAGTGTATGGCGACTCAGCCTTGGTGATTCACCAGTTGAGAAGAGAATGGAAGACTAGGGATCataagttgataccctaccagGCTTACATCAAGAAGCTCATAGAGTTCTTCGAGGACATATCCTTCCACCACATTCCTAGGGAGGAGAATCAAATGGCCGATGCGCTTGCCACTCTGGCATCCATGCTTCAGTTGACCCCGCATGGGGATTTGCTATACATTGAGTTCAGATGTCGTGGCAAGCCTGCACTGCATaatagaagaagagaaagatggtAA